Proteins found in one Muntiacus reevesi chromosome 2, mMunRee1.1, whole genome shotgun sequence genomic segment:
- the POLR3F gene encoding DNA-directed RNA polymerase III subunit RPC6 isoform X2: MAEVKVKVQPPDADPVEIENRIIELCHQFPHGITDQVIQNEMPHIEAQQRAVAINRLLSMGQLDLLRSNTGLLYRIKDSQNAGKMKGSDNQEKLVYQIIEDAGNKGIWSRDIRYKSNLPLTEINKILKNLESKKLIKAVKSVAASKKKVYMLYNLQPDRSVTGGAWYSDQDFESEFVEVLNQQCFKFLQTKAETARESKQNPMIQRNSSFASSHEVWKYICELGISKVELSMEDIETILNTLIYDGKVEMTIIAAKEGTVGSVDGHMKLYRAVSPIIPPTGLVRAPCGLCPVFDDCHEGGEISPSNCIYMTEWLEF, from the exons ATGGCCGAGGTGAAGGTGAAGGTGCAGCCGCCCGACGCGGATCCGGTGGAAATCGAAAACAG GATTATAGAATTATGTCACCAGTTCCCTCATGGAATCACAGACCAAGTAATTCAGAATGAAATGCCGCATATAGAAGCCCAACAGCGGGCAGTGGCCATCAATAGACTGTTGTCCATG ggtCAATTGGATCTTTTAAGGAGCAATACAGGACTTCTGTATAGAATAAAGGATTCTCAGAATGCTGG TAAAATGAAAGGATCAGATAACCAAGAAAAACTAGTGTATCAGATCATAGAGGATGCAGGAAATAAAG GAATATGGAGCAGAGATATCCGATACAAAAGCAACTTGCCATtaacagaaattaacaaaattcTAAAGAATTTGGAAAGTAAAAAGCTTATCAAAGCTGTTAAGTCTGTGGCA GCCTCAAAAAAGAAGGTGTATATGCTCTATAACCTGCAGCCAGACCGCTCTGTGACAGGTGGGGCCTGGTACAGTGACCAGGATTTTGAATCTGAATTTGTGGAGGTGCTTAACCAACAGTGTTTTAAATTCCTACAAACCAAG GCAGAAACTGCACGAgaaagcaaacagaatccaatgaTACAAAGAAATAGTTCATTTGCTTCATCACATGAAGTGTGGAAGTATATCTGCGAATTGGGGATCAGTAAG GTGGAGCTGTCCATGGAGGACATAGAGACCATCTTGAATACACTTATTTATGATGGGAAAGTAGAGATGACGATCATTGCTGCCAAAGAGGGCACCGTTGGCAGTGTGGACGGACACATGAAACTCTACCGGGCTGTCAGTCCCATCATCCCGCCCACAGGCTTGGTCCGGGCCCCCTGCGGACTCTGCCCA gtTTTTGATGACTGCCATGAAGGTGGTGAGATTTCACCATCTAACTGTATTTACATGACAGAGTGGCTCGAATTTTAA
- the POLR3F gene encoding DNA-directed RNA polymerase III subunit RPC6 isoform X1, whose translation MAEVKVKVQPPDADPVEIENRIIELCHQFPHGITDQVIQNEMPHIEAQQRAVAINRLLSMGQLDLLRSNTGLLYRIKDSQNAGPVSFFLSKMKGSDNQEKLVYQIIEDAGNKGIWSRDIRYKSNLPLTEINKILKNLESKKLIKAVKSVAASKKKVYMLYNLQPDRSVTGGAWYSDQDFESEFVEVLNQQCFKFLQTKAETARESKQNPMIQRNSSFASSHEVWKYICELGISKVELSMEDIETILNTLIYDGKVEMTIIAAKEGTVGSVDGHMKLYRAVSPIIPPTGLVRAPCGLCPVFDDCHEGGEISPSNCIYMTEWLEF comes from the exons ATGGCCGAGGTGAAGGTGAAGGTGCAGCCGCCCGACGCGGATCCGGTGGAAATCGAAAACAG GATTATAGAATTATGTCACCAGTTCCCTCATGGAATCACAGACCAAGTAATTCAGAATGAAATGCCGCATATAGAAGCCCAACAGCGGGCAGTGGCCATCAATAGACTGTTGTCCATG ggtCAATTGGATCTTTTAAGGAGCAATACAGGACTTCTGTATAGAATAAAGGATTCTCAGAATGCTGG CCCtgtctcattctttttaag TAAAATGAAAGGATCAGATAACCAAGAAAAACTAGTGTATCAGATCATAGAGGATGCAGGAAATAAAG GAATATGGAGCAGAGATATCCGATACAAAAGCAACTTGCCATtaacagaaattaacaaaattcTAAAGAATTTGGAAAGTAAAAAGCTTATCAAAGCTGTTAAGTCTGTGGCA GCCTCAAAAAAGAAGGTGTATATGCTCTATAACCTGCAGCCAGACCGCTCTGTGACAGGTGGGGCCTGGTACAGTGACCAGGATTTTGAATCTGAATTTGTGGAGGTGCTTAACCAACAGTGTTTTAAATTCCTACAAACCAAG GCAGAAACTGCACGAgaaagcaaacagaatccaatgaTACAAAGAAATAGTTCATTTGCTTCATCACATGAAGTGTGGAAGTATATCTGCGAATTGGGGATCAGTAAG GTGGAGCTGTCCATGGAGGACATAGAGACCATCTTGAATACACTTATTTATGATGGGAAAGTAGAGATGACGATCATTGCTGCCAAAGAGGGCACCGTTGGCAGTGTGGACGGACACATGAAACTCTACCGGGCTGTCAGTCCCATCATCCCGCCCACAGGCTTGGTCCGGGCCCCCTGCGGACTCTGCCCA gtTTTTGATGACTGCCATGAAGGTGGTGAGATTTCACCATCTAACTGTATTTACATGACAGAGTGGCTCGAATTTTAA